One genomic region from Streptomyces venezuelae encodes:
- a CDS encoding LacI family DNA-binding transcriptional regulator: protein MAAIARRTDHRYGNRPTMKDVAARAGVGLKTVSRVVNGEPGVTPETERRVHEAIEALGFRRNDSARVLRKGRTATVGLVLEDLADPFYGPLSRAVEEVARAHGALLINGSSAEDPDREQELALALCARRVDGLIVIPAGDDHRYLEPEIRAGVATVFVDRPAGRIDADAVLSDSFGGAREGVSHLIAHGHRRIGFVGDRPRIHTGAERLRGYRAAMEDAGLPVREEWISLGSTGPERVSTAVRELLSAPEPVTALFAGNNRVTVTAVRTLAAHPSPVALVGFDDIELADLLGITVVAQDAAALGRTAAERLFRRLEGAGGTPERVVLGTRLIARGSGEIPAPTG, encoded by the coding sequence CCGCACCGATCACCGCTACGGCAACCGGCCCACGATGAAGGACGTGGCCGCCCGCGCGGGCGTCGGCCTGAAGACGGTCTCCCGCGTCGTCAACGGCGAGCCGGGCGTCACCCCGGAGACCGAGCGCCGCGTCCACGAGGCCATCGAGGCCCTCGGCTTCCGCCGCAACGACAGCGCGCGGGTCCTGCGCAAGGGCCGGACGGCCACCGTCGGCCTGGTTCTCGAAGATCTCGCCGACCCCTTCTACGGGCCGCTCAGCCGCGCGGTCGAGGAGGTCGCGCGGGCGCACGGCGCGCTCCTCATCAACGGCTCCAGCGCCGAGGACCCGGACCGGGAGCAGGAGTTGGCGCTCGCGCTGTGCGCACGCCGGGTCGACGGCCTGATCGTCATCCCCGCCGGCGACGACCACCGCTATCTGGAGCCGGAGATCAGGGCGGGCGTCGCCACGGTCTTCGTCGACCGGCCGGCGGGGCGGATCGACGCCGACGCCGTGCTCTCGGACAGCTTCGGCGGGGCGCGCGAGGGCGTGTCCCATCTGATCGCCCACGGACACCGCCGGATCGGTTTCGTCGGCGACCGGCCCCGCATCCACACGGGCGCCGAGCGGCTGCGCGGCTACCGTGCGGCGATGGAGGACGCGGGCCTGCCGGTCCGGGAGGAGTGGATCTCGCTCGGGTCGACGGGCCCTGAGCGGGTGAGCACGGCCGTACGGGAGCTGCTGAGCGCGCCGGAGCCGGTGACGGCGCTGTTCGCGGGGAACAACCGGGTCACCGTGACGGCGGTGCGGACGCTCGCCGCGCACCCGTCACCGGTCGCCCTCGTCGGCTTCGACGACATCGAGCTGGCCGATCTGCTGGGCATCACGGTCGTCGCCCAGGATGCCGCCGCGCTCGGCCGGACGGCGGCGGAGCGGCTCTTCCGGCGCCTGGAGGGGGCCGGCGGGACGCCGGAGCGGGTGGTGCTCGGCACGAGGCTCATCGCCCGCGGCTCGGGCGAGATCCCGGCACCGACCGGCTGA
- a CDS encoding DUF6986 family protein: MGQQEKVSTSLAGAVSEGISASLAAVDAELDRRYPGDPGTRQPVHTVYVPGNVFDADTVRSWGDQALAALDEHAPDAASFAAVLGLTDDLAEDVYSRVRAKLEREPIEDLRVDFEDGYAGQDEDQDAARAARLISEAYANGTAAPYMGIRMKCMESAVRDRGIRTTDVFLTGLLENGGLPDGLVLTLPKVTYPEQVSAFVRLLEAFEKAHGLDAGRLGFEIQIETSQSILATDGTAAVARMIGAAEGRATGLHYGTFDYSACLGVSAAYQASDHPAADHAKAIMQVAAAGTGVRVSDGSTNVLPVGSKEHVHEAWRLHYGLTRRALSRAYYQGWDMHPGHIPTRYAAVFAFYREGFEAAAKRLSAYANHAGGDVMDEPATAKALSSYLLRGIDCGALDTAEVDALTGMSRAALDRFAAPRRGDLTASAE; this comes from the coding sequence ATGGGTCAGCAGGAGAAGGTGTCGACGAGCCTCGCGGGCGCGGTCAGCGAGGGCATCAGCGCCTCCCTGGCGGCGGTGGACGCAGAGCTCGACCGTCGCTACCCGGGAGACCCCGGCACCCGCCAGCCCGTCCACACGGTCTACGTCCCCGGCAACGTCTTCGACGCCGACACCGTCCGCTCCTGGGGTGACCAGGCGCTCGCCGCCCTCGACGAGCACGCCCCGGACGCCGCCTCCTTCGCGGCCGTCCTCGGCCTCACCGACGACCTCGCCGAGGACGTCTACAGCCGTGTGCGCGCCAAGCTGGAGCGCGAGCCGATCGAGGACCTCCGGGTCGACTTCGAGGACGGGTACGCGGGCCAGGACGAGGACCAGGACGCCGCCCGGGCCGCCCGGCTGATCTCGGAGGCGTACGCGAACGGCACGGCCGCCCCGTACATGGGCATCCGGATGAAGTGCATGGAGTCCGCGGTACGCGACCGGGGCATCCGCACCACCGACGTCTTCCTCACCGGCCTGCTGGAGAACGGCGGCCTTCCCGACGGCCTCGTCCTCACCCTGCCCAAGGTGACCTACCCCGAGCAGGTCTCCGCCTTCGTCCGCCTCCTGGAGGCCTTCGAGAAGGCCCACGGCCTGGACGCCGGCCGCCTCGGCTTCGAGATCCAGATCGAGACCAGCCAGTCCATCCTGGCCACCGACGGCACCGCCGCCGTCGCCCGCATGATCGGCGCCGCCGAGGGCCGCGCGACCGGCCTGCACTACGGCACCTTCGACTACAGCGCCTGCCTCGGCGTCTCCGCCGCCTACCAGGCCAGCGACCACCCCGCCGCCGACCACGCCAAGGCGATCATGCAGGTCGCCGCCGCCGGCACCGGCGTCCGCGTCTCCGACGGCTCCACCAACGTCCTCCCGGTCGGCTCCAAGGAGCACGTCCACGAGGCCTGGCGCCTGCATTACGGCCTGACCCGCCGCGCCCTCTCCCGCGCCTACTACCAGGGCTGGGACATGCACCCCGGCCACATCCCCACCCGTTACGCCGCCGTCTTCGCCTTCTACCGCGAGGGCTTCGAGGCAGCCGCCAAGCGGCTCTCCGCCTACGCCAACCACGCGGGCGGCGACGTCATGGACGAGCCCGCCACCGCCAAGGCGCTCTCCTCGTACCTGCTGCGCGGCATCGACTGCGGGGCACTCGACACGGCCGAGGTCGACGCCCTCACCGGCATGAGCCGCGCCGCCCTGGACCGTTTCGCGGCCCCGCGCCGTGGTGACCTCACCGCTTCGGCCGAATAG